The nucleotide window CCTCATGAGCCGCAATTTGTAGCACGGAGTCAGCAGATGTATAAACAATTAAAGCCCCTGTTTTCACATGTTCTTCGCCAAGTTCAGCCATGATTTCTGTACCACTAGCTGGTTTATTACCAATCACTTTACGACCAGTTTTCGCTTCAATTTGGTTAATTAAATCATCTGGGAAGCCATCAGGAAAAACGCGGAACGGGGTATCAATGTAAAGCCCCATGATTTCCCAGTGACCTGTCATTGTATCTTTCCCATTGGATGCTTCTTGCATTTTAGTATAGTAAGCAAGTGGTTTTTCTGCTTTTTTAATTCCATCAATTTCGCGAATATTTGATAAGCCAAGTTTGCCCATTTCTGGCATTTTTAAGCCACCAACAAATTTCGCAATATGGCCAAATGTATCTACATCAAAATCACCAAATTCAGCAGCATCTGGGGCTTCCCCGATACCAACTGAATCCATTACAACTACATGTACTCGTTTAAATTTATCTGGCATATTTATTCATCCTTTTCCATTATATTTTTTAAGCGCGCGGGTGAAATTGTTTGTATACATCTTTTAGGCGCAGCTTGGTTACATGGGTATAAATTTGCGTAGTGGAGATATCAGCATGTCCGAGAAGTTCTTGCACTGACCGGAGATCCGCCCCATTTTCAAGTAAGTGCGTGGCAAATGAATGACGCAAAGTATGCGGTGTAATTGGCTTTTCAATGCCCGATTCTTTCGCAATACCTTTTAAAATTTTCCAAAAGCCTTGTCTTGTAAGTCCTTGACCGTGATGATTTAAAAACACGAAATCATTGCGGTATTTCGGTCTTCTAAGCTTTGGTCTTGCTTCTTCCAAATAATGTTCTAAGACAGTAGTCGCCGTTTTACCAAGCGGGATGATTCTTTCTTTATCCCCTTTACCAATGGTTTGAATAAAACCCATTTGGAGATGTAAGTCATCCATTTTCAGTTGAACAAGTTCGGTTACACGAAGCCCCGTCGCGTATAAAATCTCCATCATCGCTTGATCACGAAGTCCAAGCGGTGTATTTGTATCCGAAGAGTTAAGTAGTAATTCTACATCATCTAAATTTAACACTTTCGGCAATCCTTGTGCTTGTTTTGGCGTTTCAATTTGAATCATTGGGTCATGGGACATTTTTCCATCATGCATTAAATAATGAAAAAAAGACCGTAGTGAAGCAACGTATCTCGCTACACTTCTTGCTGATTTCCCTTCTTTTCTCGCAAACGCCATGAATCCAACTATATCGCTTCGTTCCAAAGTATTTGGGTCAGTAAATGTTCCAGATGTATTCATATAAGAAACAAAATAGTGTAAATCCCGCTCGTAAGCTTTTATCGTGTTCGCGGATAAGCCTTTCTCTACAATTAAAAAATGCAAAAAATCATCTATTAAATCATTCATAAGCGTTTCCTCCACAAGTCCTATTCTATCATGTTCCGCTCTCAGTGAAAACGTTTAAGCGACGAAAAAAAACATGTAATACTTTTCGCGCAATTCCCTCATTATCGGCATAAAAAAAGTTTGAGACAAATTATCTCAAACTCCGCCATTATTTTTTTTTGATTTTTGTCTGCAATCTGCGCAAACTCCTTGGAAAGTTAGGCGATGGTCTTTTACAAGAAAATTCCATTTCGATTCAACAATTTTTTCTACATCTTCTAGTAAATCTTCTTGTATTTCCTCTACCGAACCACATTCTAAACAAACAAGGTGGTGATGGAAATGCTTTGCGCCTTCTTGTCGTAAATCATAACGAGACACGCCGTCACCAAAATTAATTTTATCTACCACGCGTAGCTCTGTTAAAAGCTCTAATGTTCGATATACTGTTGCAAGACCAGTGTCAGGAGCAATATCTTTCACACGTAAAAAAACTTCCTCTGCACTTAAATGATCTTTTTCATTTTCCAGTAAAACGCGAACAGTAGCTTCTCGCTGTGGTGTTAATTTATAGCTAGCATCATGAAGTTGTGCTTTAATACGTCCAATACGACCTTCCATTCTGGTTCCTCCCTTAGTTGCAATAACAAGTTGCCTTTCTAAATTATCATCATTATCATTTAACAATAACTACAGTTTATAATAATTATAAATAAAATGCAAGTTCAAAATTCCTTTTCCAGCCTATTAAATCACTCGTATTCAATTCCTATTGCTTATGTTTACTAAGATATCACAAAAGCAATAGGCTGTCTACAATGATTATCAATTACTAGTTAATTTCTCGTTATTAATAATAATTATTATTTAGCTTTAGCCAAAAGGAATAGAAAGTATGGAGCCCCAATAACGGCCACGACGATACCAGCAAATATTTCAGAAGGTTGAATCATTAAGCGTCCAATCGTATCTGCTAAAAGTAACAATAATCCACCAGAAAGCGCCGCCGTTACCATTACCCAACGATGTGCTGATCCGACCAGTTTTCTAGCGATATGTGGTCCAATTAGTCCAATAAAGGCAATCCCACCACTAACAGATACGCAAGCTGCTGCAAGACCAACTGCTACAATTAATAGAATGAATTTTTCTCGTTCTACTCGAACACCAAGCCCAGTCGCCACCTGATCACCAAAAGAAAGAACATCTAACGTTTTCACTTTCGTAAAAGCAACCGTACCTAAAACAACTAACCAAGGTAAAAGTGCAAATACGTATTGCCAACTGGATGCCCAAATATTTCCCGCCATCCACTCCGCATAACGTTGATAGTTTTGTGGATCAAGCCGAATACTTAAAAGCGTAATAAGAGCCGCAATCGCCGCTGCAACTGCAATCCCAGTTAAAAGCAATCGATTAGGTAGTAAACCTTCACTTCGACTATAAGAAAGACCATACACCACAAATGCCGTCAAAATCGCACCAATAAAACCGATAAATGGCATAAACAACACCGGTACTTCCATAGTAGAAGGGAAGAAAGAAATATAAAGCATAACAGCCAAACCAGCACCATTATTAATCCCTAAAATACCTGGATCAGCAAGCCCATTTCCAGAGATACCTTGCAAAATTGTTCCAGAAACAGCTAAACCCGCACCAACCAAAAGAGCAATCACTATTCTCGGCAAACGAAACTCCGTCACAATAAGTTGAGTGCCTGAGTCCGCCATTCCAAAAAACGACTTAATTACTTCTAAAAAAGGCAATTTAGAATAGCCAGCATTCACACTATATGTAAAAGTAACAAAGATTAATACGCTTAAAATAATTAACGTCCAGATGCGTCGTGATTTTTTTCG belongs to Listeria ivanovii subsp. ivanovii and includes:
- the fur gene encoding ferric iron uptake transcriptional regulator, giving the protein MEGRIGRIKAQLHDASYKLTPQREATVRVLLENEKDHLSAEEVFLRVKDIAPDTGLATVYRTLELLTELRVVDKINFGDGVSRYDLRQEGAKHFHHHLVCLECGSVEEIQEDLLEDVEKIVESKWNFLVKDHRLTFQGVCADCRQKSKKNNGGV
- a CDS encoding FecCD family ABC transporter permease; translated protein: MYMTAAEKRKKSRRIWTLIILSVLIFVTFTYSVNAGYSKLPFLEVIKSFFGMADSGTQLIVTEFRLPRIVIALLVGAGLAVSGTILQGISGNGLADPGILGINNGAGLAVMLYISFFPSTMEVPVLFMPFIGFIGAILTAFVVYGLSYSRSEGLLPNRLLLTGIAVAAAIAALITLLSIRLDPQNYQRYAEWMAGNIWASSWQYVFALLPWLVVLGTVAFTKVKTLDVLSFGDQVATGLGVRVEREKFILLIVAVGLAAACVSVSGGIAFIGLIGPHIARKLVGSAHRWVMVTAALSGGLLLLLADTIGRLMIQPSEIFAGIVVAVIGAPYFLFLLAKAK
- the xerD gene encoding site-specific tyrosine recombinase XerD, whose protein sequence is MNDLIDDFLHFLIVEKGLSANTIKAYERDLHYFVSYMNTSGTFTDPNTLERSDIVGFMAFARKEGKSARSVARYVASLRSFFHYLMHDGKMSHDPMIQIETPKQAQGLPKVLNLDDVELLLNSSDTNTPLGLRDQAMMEILYATGLRVTELVQLKMDDLHLQMGFIQTIGKGDKERIIPLGKTATTVLEHYLEEARPKLRRPKYRNDFVFLNHHGQGLTRQGFWKILKGIAKESGIEKPITPHTLRHSFATHLLENGADLRSVQELLGHADISTTQIYTHVTKLRLKDVYKQFHPRA